CACCACAGGTGACAAACGGAGCCTGTCCACCCTTTCCTGGCAGCATCCCAATCACCTTGGGAGATAGAAAGACAGCACGTTTATTCCCATTTCACTCTTATTTAAACACAGAGGAATAGAAAATTGTGTTTAAGATATGCCAGAAATGAAAGATAAATGCAATAACCAATGACTATAATCTTGATGCTGATATTTTTACTGGGATAATCGTTTCCGTATTCCCAACCAGTTTCATTATCTCATGTCTCCTAGCAACACCATCCCTTCcccttccctctttctctttcatacCCGATTCAGCTTGATGATGATGCATGGCTTGCCCTCCTGGTATCCATAGTAACGATCACCGATTCCAGAGCATTCATCCAGAAAGGTGCGGTTGAACTGACAGGAGCGCTTTGGGTTGTTCTTCACGTCGCCGCTGTCGTCCTGCTGGAAGTACTGGTCTGGGGTGCACTCGTTGTTTTTCTCAGCTTGGATGGAGTTGTTGTAGGCTGCAGGGGGAGAGGGGtggtgatggggggggggggggggggggggggtttttGTTAAGGGCTTATGACTCAACTAAAACCCTGGTGCAAGTCAATCCCTCTATCTGTTATTAGGTGACAACAATTCATGCTAGATCATTGGATAATCCAACAGTAGTAACGAGAGGCCGAGAGCCACACTTACGTGACAGGAACTTGTCCAGGGCCTGAGCGTACATGTCCCAGCTCTCAGTGTTCTGGATGCTATAGACAATCTCATAGGTCTCATCTGCTTTGGGTCTAATCACCATGCCTGtgagtgacagagagacagcaaGGGATTTACAACACCATGCCACAGGCAGTGACCTGCATTCATGTAGTTTGTATCATTAGCTACTGCACCTGGTGTGGAGAGCCTGTCCTGCCAGGTTGGTTTGTGGTCGTCCAAGGTCTGCAGCATGACGTACATGGTGAGTGCAAACATGCCGGCCAAGAAGATGTAGAAAACTACATAGAAGAGAAGAATAAGGCCTgcagacaaagagagaagagagtgagAATTGGAGTATTATCATAAATCAAATTATTCAGTTCAATAGACCTTATTCCTTCTGTACATTTGGCATTTTAAACTTAGAAAATAAGTAGGCCTACTTAGAAAAGCTAAATCATACAAATGGAATAAATCAAGcaaatatttcttattttatttaacactgTACATATACCGTACtgatattagaaataaatgtgtCTCACAAATGTTCACATTCTaaaagtcatgtttttttttcctcagattGTTAGCTTATTGTATGCTTTCATAAATGTTGCTTTACACATTATTAATTGTGATGTGCTCACTCATATATTAACATGCCGGATTTATGGTCTATATTGGTGTCTGTAGCCTTGAGTCTGAAGTCTTCACTCCAATCAATTTCAATTcagttttattaaatttttaaaCAAATTGTCCTTTGTAGTAACTAGCATATAGTGTCTAAGAACAAAATGTCAATTAGGggtgggcaatatatcgatattatatcgatatcgttaTATGGGACTAAATATTGTCTTAGATTTGGGATATCataatatcgtaatatggcataagtgttccTGGTTTTAacggctgcattacagtaacgggatgtcattttctgaactcaCCAGACTGTtgtagctgttctattatttgccttcacccacttagtcattatatccacattactgatgattatttatcaaaaaatctcattatgtaaataaatattttgtaaaagcaccaattgacattttcaaaaaggtTCTCTTTTTGCTGTATCCAGACTTCTGTCTCACAATACACTTGTTGTGCTGGTGACAGTACATCACAATGAAAGCTTTTTGATTTATGCATGAAGGCTACATTAGACTAACATCAGCTACTTTTGGTGAGTGCACTCCATTTCATAATTACcgtaatgcacatttttataaGTAGGAATAATCTTACATCTGAGCAGATAATGGAAtcagctcattttaattaaatgttgcTGCTGTGTTGTCTGCGTGGTCACTTTCTGACCAATAAATGTCCACATGAGGCCAGTTAATCCTCATTAAACTAGAGGCACTTCATTCcatctgcctctctctttctcactcacaCATCAACAACCGTCCTTTAGATAATTATAATGAATTGCACAATATGGTGTAAAATGAAGTTAATTTGATCAATGAAATGGttaaaactgcatggttttggTTGCTTTCCTCACATTCCCATGTGAATTAAAACCAAGATTGCAAGGCTGGTCTCTGATCAGTTTCATTATAGAGTTTCCCCATCCACAGAGGGGGAGGAACGATGACAGAGGGAGATACAGGAGAAGGGAAGACAAGGACCCCCAGGAGAGCAGGCCACTGCAGGGTCAGGAGATTACAGGCCATCATAGACTAGGCCTGTTTCATTAACAGTGTAAGAAGACCATAGTGATAGTGTTACATCAGACAGATTGTTTTTCTCATCAAtgagtttgtcatttttcttttgatGGCTTGTTCAATCCAATCAACTGTCTAAAAcaaaaagatattaaatttgtagggctgtcctcgaccaaagaaattcttaggcGACTCAAACGGTTTTGTTGAATAATTgataagttgatttaatcgacagatctgtaaaactgagtttctccgctaagaatcacacaaaatcaccactttaaatcttgtgtttaccagagatgtactcataagtttcttggaaataagtcattcagcatgaaaaaagcatactaatcaactaaagaaatgttAGTAGACTAAGTCCAAAATgtccgattagtcgactaatcgactaagagggggcagccctataaATCTGCATGACATTTGAGCTGTAGCTTTTGCACAATAAATGGCAAAGAATTCGTCAAAATCGCTGGTTATTAATTTTTTCATGAataaactaatcgattaactgACTTGTTTCAGCACTgtctaaaacatttaaatgaaaaaataaatgatctgtAACATTTTACCACTCTCTACGCTGTGTTTTATTCAATGCACAGAGGTTAGTTAGATGATCGCTCTCTGATGTGATGTTTCCTACTTGGAATGATAGAAGCAGCTGTTTGTTCCCACCTCAGACATTTCTGTCTACATTGAGAGCAGGAAAAACATAAATAGCCTGTTCTATGACACATCCCTCATTTTAAGCATCAACACCTGAGGCCCCCGTTGTGTAGCAACTGAGTACCCTGACCCCGGTGCCTCTGCTGGATGGCCCCCAGCGTGGAGCTCGCTCGCTCTGTCAGCAGGCGCTGCATCTGCCTCCCCACACAGCCGGGCTTACAGGAATCCATAACAAAATGTCAAGGGGAAGCTGCTCCACAGGAGGTTGGGGGTGGGGCTGGAGGGGTGGGGGAGGGGTGATTACAGAGGGGTATCTTGATGATTTAGAGCTTGCTTGTGTGCTTTTTATCCATCCAATTGTTCCTGTATTGGAATCtgaagtgaaatgaatgaaCGGCTTTGAGCATCCCATCTGTTGCATGGAAAACACCCAAGCTGAGTCATTAAATATACACAGAGTGAGTCCTCCAGGCCCCGGACCGAGCCAGAGAGGCATCACCGATAAGATGtgacaaaacaaagtgtttAAGTGATTTTCCTCTGTCATCCAGAGGGGATGTTGTGTGCGCCACAAATATGACACCACCCGGGGGAGACTGGGTGTGCACACGTGCATACGAGGTCAAGCGTGCAGGCAGGGGTGGCTTTCCCCCTGGCAAAGAGGGTGTTAGGTTCACCGTCCGGCCCTCTCAGTCCTTGCTGGTGATGGACAGTGAAGCATCTCTCTTTCACCCTGGTTTTTGTTTGCAGACGGCAGTTGAAAGCAAAAGAACAAAAGGCCAGGGTGGGATGGCTCAACATCCTGCTCTTTATCCACTAATAATGGCAGGAGGTGTCTGTTTTCTTTCAGAATTAATTAGGAGGACACACTGCTCAATCGCTTTGTGAATTGGTGATCAAACAGATCTCTGAACTCCAAATGAAAAGCTCCAGAGAAAGAATGTCAAACCATTTATTATCTTGTATATGGTCTGCAATCTTACACTAAGACCAGCATCATCGTTTTGTTTTCTATCAGGCCCGTTAAGATTCCTTTCCTATGTTACCATAgagccttttgttgttttttggaaGTGGGAGGTGCAGAACACTTAATGAGTCCTATTTTAAATAGAGGTAGCTGTTTGACCATGTTTGCCTGGCGTCAGCTGGTGGCAACGTAGCATCGAAATTGCAGGACTGTTCTATTTTGTCACGGCTATTTCCATATCATTACAGCTCTTTACACAAAGCAGAACACACAAGCGAGGGTTCTGCTTTTCATCCTCAAAGGAGCCTTTGATCTAATGCTCTGTACGTACATTATACCGCATAATTAGAAGTGTGAACAACAAATTTGCCTTTTTAAAGAAGACTGGTGTGTTTTCTTGCATTTCTCCTCAGGGCATGTTGAGATAAGTGGGACTGCAGTCAAACAAGTGGAGGTAGAGGTACAATGTGTGCATCATTAGGAGAGTGAGAAAGGTGAAATGCCAAGTTTAGCAGGCCTACAAGTAGTGGCTGACTGCAGAAATAGCCTAATTAACAAGCCTTAGAGAGCACAGCTTAAAAAGGCCACCAGACCTTAAAGCACCTGGGACGCATTGAGCTGGATTAAGTTGTACACTGCGGAAGGATTCCAGCAAAAGGAAGCTACAGTGAATGATCCCCAACTTGGCACTAATAGTACAATGTCCATTCATGAAACATTTATCACCAGAACACCACTGCAAGCAGCATCCTTCCAAACCACAAAATCCAGTGCCGTTGAGATCACGTCCCCGGTGTATAGATCACAAATATTCCTGAAAGTGATTAACTTTCCTAGATCCTACTCCCTGACTGAATTGATACCTTCCCCTACAGCCAATGAAGTCATTAGATTAGGATTAAACCCCTCACTGATTTACACTCACTGGGAGGGGCCCGGGTTGGAGGTGATACAAATAGCTTTTGGCCCCCGGCTTTATCCAGATTAAAACGCTCCAATGTCATTAGAACAGAGCCATATGGGCCCTATCATTTCATGAATCTTTGAAACAGTTGCAGGCTGCTTGTATATGGCAGGAAGGAGGTCAGTGCAGTGCTCCTGTGTTACATATAAAGGCTGGGATTGGATTTTAGATCATAATCTCAGGGGGGGAAAGCCTGAAAATGACATCATGTTCATTACATACAGCTGCAGGCGTACAAACCCATTTAACTTCAGCAACCTATCtccctggaaaaaaaagtcttatccGCAGCATGTCAAAGCTAGCTTCCAAAGAGAGGAGCTGATGATGGTATGCACTTTGCAACAGACAGTGGACCCTGCCACAGCAGTGCTGCAGTAATCTGGCtaattcaaatgtaaaatataacacCATATGCCTCCACCCTTTATGCTGAGCGCATTGCGCAGTGAAAGCAGTGccataattaataaataaataaataaactaggCAGAAGCAGGATTTTTTTCTCTTGCACCGGCTTCCACAGGAGTGGTGCCGCATTCAGATTTCAGCACAAGACTGTAGTGGACAGCAGCCATCTCATTATACCTGAACACTGAGGAGGATTATTAATCCATTTCTATAGAAATGAATATGAGAGTTACACAGTTTGATGTGAAGGAGTGCTCTCTTGAAGCTTTAAGAAAAGCTTCATGACAGATACCTGTTACAGAGCCGAGGAGGGACCGTGTTTGCTGCATTGCTGTAGCTGGACAGTACTCACCCCAGCTGCTAGCCGTCCTGCCCAGAAACTCCCTCGTCCTCGGGTTCCATATAAACTCCTTCCACCCGCTTTTTTCTCCGTCCTTTGCCATTTTGTCATAAAAGTTTGGACCCCTAATAAACGCGCTCTAATGTAACAAGCGCCGGGTTTAGCCAGACAGcacagagatagagatagatagagagatgagagagagagctgctgaaCCACCGCGGCTATTAGAGGAAGAAGATAGCTAATGAAACAGGTATGCTGTTAAAGCACACTAATAAATGGGAATGAGAGTAAAAGCACTGCTGTAGTCTATCTTGATAACAGAAAGATGAATAGTAATGGTGAGAGGTAGCGGTCCGACTCTGTAGCACAGACCTAGTATCTGCCCTCCCCCCCAGCTCTTGTGTGCATGCCGCAGAGTTTTGATGAGTGGTGCAGAAATCCAGTGATACTGCGGTAAAGCACTCCCTCCGCCTCCCTCCACaagcagcccccccccccccccccccctctccaccaTCCCTGCCGGCAAAGCTGCTCcatcccgcctcctcctcccgcCGCCCGGCCAATCAGCTGCACCGCATCCCCCCATCCGACGCATGACAGACAACCCTCAGAGCCAATCAGCTGGAAGCTGTAGACTTCCTTTTATTGGCTCTGAGGGCCCATCGTCACGTCCCCAAAGAAAAACCAACATAATATCCCTCTAATATTCCTAAAGGACGCTCTAAAGTGTCTGTGTGGCTCCTAGTGATAAATTGTGGTCCCCATTGTTGTgttcaattatatatataatataataataaaagaatataataataataatcatcataacataacaacaacaacaacaacaacaacaataataataaataaatatgaaattctattatttcattttattattatattacaatcATGTGGGGacgttattaatcaattaatttgtaGTCACAAAGATCCACATAGAAAAACCAACATAATATCCCTCTAATATTCCTAAAGGACTCTCTAAAGTGTCTGTAGCACCCAGTGATAAATTGTGGTCCCCATTTTTGTGTTtgattatatagatataatataataataaaggaatataataaaaataacaataatggtaaaaaaataaataataataaataaataaatataaaataacattattttatttcattatcatACTACAAGCATATGGGAACATTATTAAATAACTAATTTGTAGTAACAATAAAAGGTCCCCAAATAAAAACCAACATAATATCCCTCTAATATTCCTAAAGGACTCTCCCAGTGATAAATTGTGGTCCTCATTgttgtgtttaattattttattattattataatgatatatatacaattacattattttatattattaattatatatatatatatatatatatatatatataataatgaattaatttgtAGTTACaataaaagagaaacagacTCTTCAGATAATAATGTagataattatatataatataaactttCACCTGAACATGTTggatttttatatcatttttctAAAACTCCTATTTGGGAAATTATAAGATTTCTGCACATGTGCATTATTTACAAATTGAAAGCTACAGGTGAAACAAGTTGTAGATCAACATTCAACTGAGCTTTTTTGCCTGAATAATAAGTAATCCTAGTGAAGTAACTATTTGAAGTTCAAACTGTGAATGTAGTTAAAGGTCTGATGGATTACAATTGTCCacagccacagcagcagcagtggagagCGAAGGCAGCGCCCTCACATGGACACCCAGGGTGCTGCCTCACctgctgcagcagagcagcGGGAACACAATGTCCACTTCCCCACCAGCTCCACTGTGAAACACGACGAGGCATGAAAACATGCACAGATCCCGTTTGTTGTGTAAAGTTCATTAtataaaatttatttttaatgacaaTATCAATGCAAATATAGCACTACAGTGATTTCCAAGGTACACCGTATCTTACCATATCAATATAGTATGGCACTTGTATAATGGCCACTGTTTTTAGAAGACACACAAAACCAACAGTTTCTGTAAACTATTCTGGAAATGATACCTAGGGTTTCCATATCAGTCTGTGAGAAGGAATCATAGTAAGGTGATTTAATCTGGAATTGGGGCACAATAGTCAGTATCATTGGGACATTTTCAGTGTAAGGAGGAATCTCTGCATGCATTGCACTTGCCCATTTCCTTCAACCtgacctgtgtttgtttgaaaatgGACTCAGCAAGCTTGAAAAAACCTGGACCCTCAAACACGAGCAGGTGGggaactaaaaacaaaaaggccaAGCAGTGACTCTCAAACATTTAGATAGGTCTTCTTTTCACTGAGTGTACTGGTAACTGTACAGCTTGGTGCTAACTATCAGAAAACGACAACAACCAAGAGACATTCAAGTGCCTTAAAACTATTACAGAAGGGCTCACTCTGCAAGGTACAAACTCCATTTCACGTGGCTctcagaaataaaacaaatatgtaacAATAACCACTATATTAATAATGCGTCTCATGGCGACACCATGTTGAATGAACACCAACCAGTAGTTCAAGATAGCAGCAAAAGTATTCAAAAATGTCAAGACGACGAGCTGTTGAAATCTgtacacaaataaaaatgaatgtagaAAAAAGGGTATAAATAAAACACGGCTTAAAGGGAGTCTTgcataaaatttaaataaacaacTGTTGGACTGTGCCTTTCTTTAGAGGGCTTACTGTTTATTTGTAGAAC
This portion of the Sebastes umbrosus isolate fSebUmb1 chromosome 17, fSebUmb1.pri, whole genome shotgun sequence genome encodes:
- the atp1b2b gene encoding sodium/potassium-transporting ATPase subunit beta-2b isoform X2 — protein: MAKDGEKSGWKEFIWNPRTREFLGRTASSWGLILLFYVVFYIFLAGMFALTMYVMLQTLDDHKPTWQDRLSTPGMVIRPKADETYEIVYSIQNTESWDMYAQALDKFLSPYNNSIQAEKNNECTPDQYFQQDDSGDVKNNPKRSCQFNRTFLDECSGIGDRYYGYQEGKPCIIIKLNRVIGMLPGKGGQAPFVTCGAKKEDSDKIGELLYFPPNGTFNLMYYPYYGKKAQVNYSQPLVAVKFLNITANQDVNIECKINANNIPLGSDRDKFAGRVSFKLRINTIN
- the atp1b2b gene encoding sodium/potassium-transporting ATPase subunit beta-2b isoform X1, which codes for MAKDGEKSGWKEFIWNPRTREFLGRTASSWGLILLFYVVFYIFLAGMFALTMYVMLQTLDDHKPTWQDRLSTPGMVIRPKADETYEIVYSIQNTESWDMYAQALDKFLSPYNNSIQAEKNNECTPDQYFQQDDSGDVKNNPKRSCQFNRTFLDECSGIGDRYYGYQEGKPCIIIKLNRVIGMLPGKGGQAPFVTCGAKKYRVGKDEWKEDSDKIGELLYFPPNGTFNLMYYPYYGKKAQVNYSQPLVAVKFLNITANQDVNIECKINANNIPLGSDRDKFAGRVSFKLRINTIN